Genomic DNA from Perca fluviatilis chromosome 12, GENO_Pfluv_1.0, whole genome shotgun sequence:
taaataactcaacacattataattacacacattaaaagattaactggaacgggtggtaacagattgctggtgtaaccagctcgctgaccgcgctctcacacttgatttctcgcataaaaaagtttcagaagtgaattttgtaatggaatagcagagatctgcgtgacctagattcagaagactacctgatctcaggtcagttgtgtagcctatgtaaatgttggggcgtgacctttctcttaatacacccatggccgtgacaaaggttccggattttgagatgcttacgcaagcaactagctttgttgagattcgcccgttttcagtggcagtttcaaaatatgagattttcatagtaaaggggtgtcaatgggattttgagcttctatgtatgtcctatttacccaccgaactgtcgttattcaacgatgacagggtaaaatcggttttgcattctatcacccctttaaacctCACAGAATGGTTCATTGATAAACCTATCCCTCCTGCTAGAAAACATTTTGCCATTGGGTGATTCTCCAAATctcttttttcatgttttttgtttgtttgtatgtacatACATGTACATAGCAACTATACAATATGGCATATCAATTATTGTTAAGGTGGTTAAGGTCCAGCTCATTAACAAGAATGTTTCTGGTGAGAACCTTAACATTTAATACTAAAGGTTTTTCTTTtgaaaggaaaacaaaaccGGTTGTTGTGTAGCCTTCCAGACAGCAAGCTAACATTGCTACATACAGGGGCTGCAGTGCAAGTTCAAGTGTAGCTGAATGAcacttttactttgaatataTCTACCGTTGCTCCCTTTTATGGAATTTTGCGAGTCTATTTTGGATTAGCGATTTACTGAGAAGCATTTACAGAATGTATCAATCAATTAAAATGGTAATTTTTTAAGGACTAACATTTTTTGAGCAGGAGCTGACTAAGAATATGTAGAAGAGTCATATCATCAATAGGATGGCACTTTAATCTTACTGCTTTGGGATCAATTCTCACTACACAATTTAAGCCAAATCTTAAAATCTTTattgcgtaactttttgatattaatggacGTCCGTTACATCAGAAAGTATAGCTTTAAAGTTGCTCCATTCAATAGTTTTACACcaacaatggatcaaatatCTTAATGCATTGTGAGAGGGGTCACTTTCTCCTTGTGGTTAGACGTTTGTCATCTAATGCATATTATTGTCACTTATGGACTCAGTAACTGACCCCTAAAcaattatttatataatttctttacttgtttgtttattctgtATTTGACAAATATATCAATTGTACAATAATATCCAAACACATCAGTAGTCATTTAAAGCAGTATAACATTTCTTTGTGACACAGTTTGTGCACATTACTTTCTATGCAAAATCATAGGGCAGCTTTTCCAAAAACCCAGGAAATGTTAAAGGTTAAATTTAAATACGGCACTCTGCACTATAAACAGACAGCATGCACCTGCTTAAATTtgtaagagagagacacacacacaaacacacacacacacacacacacacacacacacacacacacacacacacacacacacacacacacacacacacacacacacacacacacagcccacaaCAAGATGTTCAACCCGGCTGGAATGAGGTCTGTGAGGGGGAGCAGGAAAGGTGGTTGAGGAAGTGGTGACGGTATTTTTCTACGCACTCCCACACAAAACTCAGATGTGGGTAAGAAAGAGAGATCTGTAACATGTTCTCATTTTGGCATATTTAAAGTTCTCGCATAGTACTTAAAACTGTGGGGACCATATGAGAAATGTTACAATAGTAGGAGAGCACACATTACATATTTATCTATGAGTAGGTCCAATAAACTAATTAAACCCACTTATACACATTCTAGAAAATATTTGCGACTTGTTCCGCATGTGTTTCTCTTCATAGAGGAAGTGAAGGTTGCCGTTTTACTGCATTAATAACCACAACAGTTTTTCAAAAGAGTTGACAAAAAAGCATAGCTTAATAGGTGAGGACATTTCCTTCACCCTGCACATATACACAATTAAACACTGATTcaccaaaataattttttacattactgtattaCACTACTGTATCACACAGGCATGTTAACAAGAAAGGCTACACCAttattcaaaaagaaaaatataatacatatagAACAATAAATTGTATGCAGCGTTCTCAAACAGAAGCATTTTAATGGACCTCTACTGCATATATACATGCAAAATTGTCACAAAAAGTAAAAGACTTGTTAGTCATATCCGAACAGAGAGACTAAAATAGGCCTTTTTGAGTTCAACAGAGTGAACTAGGTCTTCTCTGCGACACTGGTTGTATGTATCCTGCAAGTTCAGCTGTGGTTTCTCTCaggtgttgctgctgctgttctcaGCTGTCATTTTGGAGGATGCACCGGAAGTATAGAGGTAGTCTTTAAACAGGCTCAACACCCGCTTCTTGTAGGTCTTAATGGCAAAGAAGTAGATGACTGGGTCCAAGCAGCAGTTGAAGTTCATTAGAGAAACTGTGATCTGTGGGGAGGAGATGGCTTATGAATAGGAACAATTGATAGGGCATCTTTCAAATCAAAGAAACACAGTTCCTACCTGTAAGGACACCTTAAAGGCTCTCAGTTCCTTGCAGGTTGCCTGGTGGTGTATCTTTCTGGACATAAACTGCATAACGTTGAGGTGGTAAGGGCTAAAGCATATGATAAAGGTGAGGAGGATGAGAAGAATAATGGTGTTGGCCCTATGATTCCTCCTCGATCGACCAGTTACAGAGTTCTGCTTGGCTGCAGCTCGCAGCTTCAGGTTGATCTTGGCGTAGCAgcccatgatgatgatgagcgGACAGCAGAATGAGATGGTACAGGCCAGAAGCAGGAGATAAGGGGTGAAGCGGGAGCCGTCAAAGTTGAAGTACTCCATACAGGTTTGTTTTCCCTGGTGCTCACGCAGCATGCTGCGGAACATCAGAGGAGCTACCTCCAGGGATACCAGAGCCCAGACCAGGCAGGAGACCCTGCGAACCACCCTCACACTCCGCAACCACTGCAGCCTTTGTGGATGCACCATGGCCAGGTATCGATCCAGACTGATACAGGTCATGAAGCCAATACCTGGTGGAAATATAATAGATATGCAGTACAGTTTATGCTTAAGGCATGCAGACCAGAATGGCAAATTAATTTAGGGTAGTCACTCCATGACTTTGTAGAAGGTGTTTTCACCATCCTGGTCCCATTCTGATACTTTGGGTAAAAAGTTGGTCAACAAGCTTTTTATACTTCATATACTTGGAGTGTATGAAGGTTGGGtgcaatttaattttaataaacTAATATGCTTAAACTGTCTTGTCCTATGTAAATGCTGACATATTTGACACTTTGACAATGTAAAAGTAAACTTAACTGAACCTGATGTGGACATGTGGTTGCATATGTGTAGACTCATGTTAAAACACACTCAATTATATGGTAGCGTATTAGCAACAGAAGCACTGATATTACCTGCATACGTATTTGCGAAGAAGAGAAGTGTTGTCAGTCTGCAGAGAATGTCACCAAAGGGCCAGTCAAAGTGACGGATGTAGTAAATAATTCTGCCAGGCAGCGCCAGTGTGAACAGGGTATCAGATAGTGCTAGGTTGACCAGATAGATTGAGGTGGAGTTAAACTTCTGTTTCCTCTGGCAGATCACAAAGAGTACCAAGCTGTTTCCACTCGCACTGATAATGAAAACCACGGAGTAGAAAATTGGGAAGAGGACTACGGCAGCTCTTTGGTAGATAAATACATCACAGCTGCTCTGGTTCAGAGAGTTTTCGGCTGAGTCCAGGGTGATATTTTCAACAGCCATCTCACCtgtcattttgagaaaaagatGAAAATCATAAATCATTACAATCAGAAAACAACTGTGCATAATAAGCAAAGAAACATGAGACCACTGAGCTATAGATGAAGAttatcatagtatagtacttACAACAAGAGATGGGCTCCCAAGTTAATTCACTGTTTATGCTCCTGAGTCTGGTGGTTGTGGTAGTAAATTGAACTGTGATACTTGAAATCTTTTGAAATACCAAAAGGTTGGATGCAGTGTTCAAATCCCACCTCTTCTTTTTGACATCATATGTCTTTCATCCTAAAACCCCAGTAGTTAGTTGATTCAGAGTACACAGTAAACTGTTATAGCTTTATATTAACAATTTAACACAGATTTGATATATAGTCCAATAGTGTATTGTTTATAGTGTTAACTTAATAAAtacagacaaaatgagaaaatgcAGTTTGTTTCTTGGAACATGATCATGTATTATTTTGATGTCCTTAtgctattttattgtttttatttcactttcatcgttttaatttagattttaatTTTACATCTCTCTTTGTAGCTATATCTACCATCAATAACAGAATATCTTTCAAAATGTCTACAAAGAAATATCTTGCCAGATAATAGAATAGGCACATACtttgtacatgtatgtatgtatgtatgtatgtatacgtatttatgtttgtatgtatgtatgtctgtatgtatatatacatacagtacaggccaaaagtttggacacaccttctcattcaatgcgtttttttatttattttcatgactatttacattgtagattctcactgaaggcatcaaaactatgaatgaacacatatagaATAATGTACTTAAccaaaaagtgtaaaataactgaaaacatgtcttatattttagattcttcaaagtagccaccctttgctttttttattaataagggaaaaaattccactaattaaccctgacaaaccacacctgtgaagtgaaaaccatttcaggtgactacctcatgaagctcattgagagaacaccaagggtttgcagagttatcaaaaaagcaaagggtggctactttgaagaaactagaatataaggcatgttttcagttatttcacacttttttgttaagtacataattccacatgtgttcattcatagttttgatgccttcagtgagaatctacaatgtaaatagtcgtgaaaataaagaaacacattgaatgagaaggtgtgtccaaacttttggcctgtactgtatgtgtgtattacattttttcaaTCATTTATCTGTTTAGTCTGCTTGCTTTAGTATCACTTTATATATGTTaggtttctttctctctgttttcatGTTTACTTGGCAGCTAGTCTGTTTCAACTTCATCCTTAATTTCTTTCATTCATGTGTATCTATTTAGCTTGCATatggtttttatattttaagttgTCTGTACTGTTAGTGTATGTCTGTATTGTATTACTATGTTTAGAACCCCAGGAAGACTAAAGGCACACCCATATTCTACTTATGGGGATCCTTAGTAAACAGtgcaatatatatgtatatattttccctttttcttcACAAGCAATGCCTTCCGATTTGTATTGCCTTACTATTCACCTATCAGCTACCTTTAAAGGTCATTCAATTGCACTGACCTCTATCAAAGCTCCTATACAAATACAATGTTATTGATGCATTTTCCTTATGTGAATGTTATACATGTATGCATTTATATGCGTAGACCGTATCACCCTTTTTGACTGGCCATTTGTCAAATTTTCACATTTGTTGCTATTTTTCTTCAATTGGCTCACACATCCACACAGCCATGTGTTTTTGTTACT
This window encodes:
- the si:ch211-184m13.4 gene encoding G-protein coupled receptor 183, which translates into the protein MTGEMAVENITLDSAENSLNQSSCDVFIYQRAAVVLFPIFYSVVFIISASGNSLVLFVICQRKQKFNSTSIYLVNLALSDTLFTLALPGRIIYYIRHFDWPFGDILCRLTTLLFFANTYAGIGFMTCISLDRYLAMVHPQRLQWLRSVRVVRRVSCLVWALVSLEVAPLMFRSMLREHQGKQTCMEYFNFDGSRFTPYLLLLACTISFCCPLIIIMGCYAKINLKLRAAAKQNSVTGRSRRNHRANTIILLILLTFIICFSPYHLNVMQFMSRKIHHQATCKELRAFKVSLQITVSLMNFNCCLDPVIYFFAIKTYKKRVLSLFKDYLYTSGASSKMTAENSSSNT